A genomic window from Lotus japonicus ecotype B-129 chromosome 1, LjGifu_v1.2 includes:
- the LOC130744211 gene encoding uncharacterized protein LOC130744211 yields MASAERRAPSYRANYFTQDFRIPLNSSDHPSSVSKDSVSDRAPGNDKNDQIPANSDKLPDMKWWLHVKSNMGGEADYTSQNLNSCKSELSAFYAEFLDGNVKSVEEQSVMDFDALSYIGSTNLSVEQPWHYNNTRMPKIEASRNKDLHVTPKKKDQMDFYFLDDHFADSDISSFLVSEQGKMTSSDLESHLVGAEKTGPWWRTAGKDELASLVAQKSMEHIENCDLPNPQTKQRASYQKGFDHDKTTPSSLNQKAETGSSNADGYTSGTPSSGCSFQDSNEHFRSSSSKDSGSSNKDCQTNSEKRSMAELLEALCHSQTRAREAEKAAQQAYNEKEHILSLFFRQASQLFAYKQWFHLLQLENLCLQLRNKNQPLLSLFPSALHRVPSRGTLHKKSPGKGGKRKNCNRRCGIQNCIVAFAVGLGLAGAGLLLGWTLGWMFPTL; encoded by the exons ATGGCATCAGCAGAAAGGAGGGCTCCTTCTTATAGAGCCAATTATTTCACTCAAGATTTCCGGATTCCCCTGAATTCTTCAGACCATCCATCTTCAGTTTCAAAAGACTCAGTATCTGATAGGGCACCTGGTAATGATAAAAATGATCAAATTCCTGCCAATTCTGATAAGCTACCAGACATGAAATGGTGGCTACATGTGAAGAGCAATATGGGGGGTGAAGCAGATTATACAAGTCAAAATCTGAACTCCTGCAAGTCTGAGCTCAGTGCCTTCTATGCAGAATTTCTTGATGGCAATGTCAAGAGTGTAGAAGAACAATCTGTCATGGATTTTGATGCTCTTTCCTATATTGGAAGTACTAATTTATCTGTAGAGCAGCCCTGGCATTACAATAATACCAGAATGCCAAAAATCGAGGCTTCGCGGAATAAGGATTTACATGTTACTCCTAAGAAGAAAGATCAGATGGATTTCTATTTTTTAGATGATCATTTTGCGGATAGTGATATCTCCAGTTTCTTGGTCTCTGAACAAGGTAAAATGACATCATCTGATCTGGAATCACATTTGGTGGGAGCTGAGAAAACTGGACCATGGTGGCGCACTGCGGGAAAAGATGAATTGGCTTCCTTGGTTGCTCAGAAGTCAATGGAGCATATTGAGAACTGTGATCTCCCTAATCCCCAGACTAAGCAGAGAGCCAGCTACCAAAAGGGTTTTGATCATGATAAAACTACACCATCATCTCTAAACCAGAAAGCTGAAACTGGTTCTTCCAATGCGGATGGTTATACATCTGGAACCCCCTCTTCTGGCTGTTCATTTCAGGATTCAAACGAGCATTTCAG ATCTAGCAGTAGCAAAGATTCCGGTTCAAGCAACAAAGATTGCCAAACAAATTCTGAGAAGAGGAGCATGGCCGAGCTGTTGGAAGCGCTGTGTCATTCTCAAACAAGAGCAAGAGAAGCTGAGAAAGCAGCACAACAAGCTTACAACGAGAAGGAGCATATCCTGAGCCTTTTCTTCAGACAGGCTTCACAACTCTTTGCTTACAAGCAGTGGTTCCAcctgctgcagctcgaaaatcTCTGCCTTCAACTCAGAAACAAAAACCAGCCACTGCTAAGTCTCTTCCCATCGGCTTTACACCGGGTCCCTTCGAGGGGAACGCTGCATAAGAAGAGTCCTGGAAAAGGTGGAAAGAGGAAGAATTGTAACAGAAGATGTGGGATCCAAAACTGCATTGTCGCTTTCGCGGTGGGTTTAGGCCTTGCTGGTGCTGGTTTGCTTCTTGGTTGGACCTTGGGGTGGATGTTTCCTACACTGTAA